One genomic window of Lepeophtheirus salmonis chromosome 5, UVic_Lsal_1.4, whole genome shotgun sequence includes the following:
- the LOC121118382 gene encoding E3 ubiquitin-protein ligase siah2 gives MTEQGENASLPLLTVTRKPPVPNIPGDGLVKYDELVKLLSCIQCGNPVSGNASNPLFQCRKGHVHCQTCKKKLSACKSCKQTFLQPEASVLIEKILNLVSIKCRHKGCSDFLFLDKKLGHENFCPMRLLNCRNTDKGCDGVFTAKEMSRHHKTCKYSTPLRPQKEGD, from the exons ATGACGGAACAAGGAGAAAACGCTTCATTGCCCCTCTTAACTGTCACTCGAAAACCTCCTGTTCCAAATATCCCTGGAGATGGACTTGTCAAATATGATGAATTAGTAAAGTTACTTAGTTGTATACAGTGTGGCAATCCAGTTTCTGGGAACGCTTCCAACCCACTCTTTCAATGCCGAAAG GGGCACGTCCACTGTCAAACctgtaaaaagaaattatctgCTTGCAAATCCTGTAAGCAGACCTTTTTGCAACCAGAGGCTAGTGTTCTTATTGAGAAGATTCTTAATCTTGTTTCCATCAAATGTCGACATAAGGGATGCTCCGATTTTCTATTTCTTGATAAAAAGTTGGGACACGAGAACTTTTGTCCCATGAGGCTGCTGAATTGTAGAAACACAGATAAGGGCTGCGATGGAGTCTTCACGGCAAAAGAAATGAGTCGGCATCATAAGACTTGCAAGTATTCCACGCCGCTTCGTCCACAAAAAGAGGGAGACTAA
- the LOC121117909 gene encoding large ribosomal subunit protein mL62 → MNSLFFCRYVCRIPVKELQITYSASSGPGGQAINKSSSKVLIKFRPKNCTVLTAEQKDVLHKHGSFSQTGTLIVSSEKTRSQSKNLDDAMNKLERKLKEILEPKLPEPLTPEEIEKLDKGKLKAEKKRLEQKRYRGSIKKERKGIFYE, encoded by the exons AtgaattccttatttttctGTCGTTATGTTTGTCGTATCCCTGTTAAAGAGTTACAAATAACTTACTCAGCAAGTAGTGGACCTGGAGGACAAGCCATCAATAAATCCTCCTCCAAAGTTTTAATCAAGTTTCGTCCTAAAAATTGTACTGTTTTAACTGCAGAGCAAAAAGATGTTTTGCATAAACACGGGTCTTTCTCCCAAACTGGAACCTTGATTGTTTCTTCTGAGAAGACTAGATCACAGTCAAAGAACTTG GATGATGCAATGAACAAgttggaaagaaaattgaagGAAATATTAGAGCCTAAGTTACCTGAGCCTCTTACTCCTGAAGAAATCGAAAAACTCGATAAAGGGAAGTTAAAGGCTGAAAAAAAGAGACTAGAACAAAAACGGTATCGTGGATCAATCAAAAAAGAACGAAAAGGGATTTTCTATGAATGA
- the LOC121117908 gene encoding facilitated trehalose transporter Tret1 yields the protein MKSHPSHADQRGSTVLTPIANVWQNVRDTSETSNSYSKQKQIFATLFASLGCFLNGTSIGYTGVAIPSLMNGTFDVYGFPADYSQQQVSWITSLMYVGCILGGLFSRFFMDFMGRRRTLLYIVNTFYLSGHILIFFGSCAEMFYIGRILNGIALGLELCVASVYIVEISSTDMRAILGYFIQFMGTLGVLYSFTMGGLFFNWNGLTAASGVFIIPFILATYFMPESPHWLLLKGYEFQAVQSLEWLRGRDDAAIELEILKIKKYLVLKENEKLSGLGLIKESPKTLLISLTMMFFWMFSGYSLYIVYSVSIFEMVGSSIKPSSATIIVGLVLLLSCLVSVYTVSKWSRKWMMIVSMFLIFFFQFDNWFLHVPT from the exons atgaagagtCACCCTTCCCATGCTGATCAAAGAGGTTCAACAGTTCTCACACCAATAGCAAATGTATGGCAAAATGTTCGGGACACTTCTGAGACATCAAATTCCTATTCGAAACAGAAACAA ATATTTGCAACATTATTTGCAAGTTTAGGATGTTTTTTAAATGGAACTTCTATTGGTTATACCGGAGTAGCCATTCCTTCTCTCATGAATGGAACCTTTGATGTTTACGGATTCCCAGCAGATTACAGCCAACAACAAGTTTCTTGGATAa CAAGTTTAATGTATGTTGGATGCATTCTGGGAGGGCTATTCTCAAGATTTTTTATGGATTTCATGGGCCGACGCAGGACCCTTTTGTATATAGTGAATACATTCTATTTATCAGGAcacatattgatattttttgggtcgTGTGCTGAAATGTTCTATATTGGACG AATTCTGAATGGAATTGCGTTAGGATTGGAACTATGTGTAGCTTCAGTATATATTGTAGAAATATCGTCAACGGATATGCGGGCAATCTTaggatattttatacaatttatggGTACACTGGGAGTTCTCTACTCATTTACTATGGGAGGCTTGTTCTTTAATTGGAATGGACTTACTGCTGCAAGTGGTGTGTTTATTATACCTTTTATCCTTGCTACATATTTCATGCCAGAGAGTCCTCATTGGCTTTTATTAAAGGGGTATGAGTTTCAAGCCGTTCAGTCGTTGGAATGGCTTCGGGGACGGGACGACGCCGCGATAGagttagaaatattaaaaataaaaaaatatttagttcttAAAGAGAATGAAAAGTTATCAGGTCTTGGACTAATAAAAGAGTCAcccaaaacattattaatatctCTTACCATGATGTTTTTTTGGATGTTTAGTGGatatagtttatatattgtttactCAGTCAGTATATTTGAAATGGTTGGAAGTTCAATTAAGCCAAGCTCTGCGACAATCATTGTTGGACTCGTTCTTTTACTTTCATGCCTTGTTTCAGTTTATACGGTTTCAAAATGGAGTAGAAAATGGATGATGATTGTatctatgtttttaatatttttttttcaatttgataattgGTTTCTGCATGTTCCTACATGA